The Vibrio tasmaniensis genomic sequence CACCTTCAAGGGTTTGCATCAATGTTGGCTCAATAGAGTCTTTCATTGTCACTGTCATAGCGCCCGCAACGTTGAAGTCATCTGCGGTTAATGGCAAGCCTTGATGGTTATAAGCGAGTACGACACGACCAATACGCTTGCGTAGGTCTTGAAGGTCGTCAGCCAGGGCAAGAATGGCCATTAGCTCAGAAGCGGCCGAGATATCAAAACCATCTTCACGTTCAAAACCGTTGATTGTTTTGCCTGATTCGTTCTTTCCTACGGTGATCATGCGCAGTGCGCGGTCATTGTGGTCAAGGACACGTCGCCACACGATTCTGCGCGAGTCTATATCCAGAGCTTTTAAGCCTGAGCGAGCCTCAAAGGCTTCTAACCCTTCTCGCTGCTCATGATACAAACGAGCATCAATAGCGGCAGAGGCAAGGTTATGAGCAACCGTAACGGCATGAATATCGCCAGTCAGGTGCAGGTTCAATTGTTCCATTGGGGCAACTTGTGAATAGCCACCGCCTGCTGCACCACCTTTTACACCAAATACCGGTCCCATCGAAGGCTGACGAATACAGGCCATAGCGGATTGGTTAATTTTAGCAAGGCCTTGTGCTAAACCGATAGTGGTGACGGTTTTGCCCTCGCCAAGAGGCGTAGGTGTGATTGCCGTAACAACGACTAATTTACCATCTTGTTGGCTAGCGAGGCGTTCAAGTGATGTGAGAGACACTTTAGATTTGTATTGCCCTAATGGCTGATGTTCGTTGTGTTGCAAGCCAGCTTGCTTGGCAACCTCACTGATGCTTTTAAGGGGAGTAGAGCGACAAATATCAATATCAGACAGCATATTTGATCCTTATATCAGAACCGAAAGGTGGTACGTAAACGTTTGCGTGGCGATAGTACTGTATAAATTTGCCATGTAAAGGCAAACCACATCAATTATGTGCTGGAAGATAACAGATCTAAAGAGTCATTGCGCGAGATCAAATCTTAAACGAGCAACCTATTCGATTTGATTACCTTTAATTACTGTTATCTGGGGTTTGATAGAAAAAGGGCTGCATACTAGCAGCCCTTCGCAGATTAGATAATTTTATTTAGGGGTTACCTAAAAAGATTAACGATCCCAGTATGTTTCTTCTAAGCTATCTTCGCGTTCAGGTAGCGCACGAGAAAGGCGAGGAGAGTGCTGAGTTAATACTTCGTAACTTACACGGTTTGCGTACTTACAAATTTGAGACAAAGACGAGTAAGTGAGGCAAGTGTGTTCGTGCTTTTCTGAGTTTGGCACGTTTACATGATGGTAGCTGTTTGCTGCCATGTCGTGTAGTAGTGCAGAAAGTGCACCATCACCAGCGCCATTGGTGTTTTTAATCTCGCGCGGGCCACCTAGGTAAGGGCCAATGTGAGAGTACACTTTTACTGGAGATTCACAGTCTTGCTTACGCATAGCGCGGCTGAATTCGTATTTGTTGAACTCAGGGATGTTACCGGGTAACAATGGCAAGGTGGTTTCGCGTTTCGCAGGCTCATCAGTGTAACCAGCCATGTATAAGCCAATTGGACCAGCGGTACATAGAACGAGGTCAACCCACTCAAGCGCTTTGTTAGCGGCTAGAAGTGGATCTTTTTCACCCGTTAACGCTTCACCTTCGTCTTCGTTCATCGCGACAATGGTTACGTTCTCTTTCAGATATTCTTGCCACCATTCCGCATTACCTTCGATCACGTACTTAGTACCAAGTGTTAGTACAACTGGCACATTGTGCGCTTTCGCGTATTCAATCGCTTTTTGCACCGCTTTTGGCATCGGATCTTCAGGCTTGCCACGCATTAGGTAAGACGAAACAACCAATGCTGATGCTTTCTCAAACACTTGCTCAGGAATACTTTCAGGAAGCAGTTGGTTCATGTGGCCTTCGTTGATGGCAAATGTACGCTCGCCATCTTCAGAAATCAGCGTATAGCAGCGACCAATTGGACCATCAACAGTTTGAAGGTGATTTAGATTCATACGAGAAGAAGTACGACAAAGGTAACGATAACCAAATGAGCCAACTTCAATCTTCTTAGACATAACGCCGAGCAATACAGATTTACTGTCTGCAAGTACGGAATAGTTGTGCAGTGTGTTGCCGATAGTATCGCCAGGATATTGATGCGTGATCAAACCGCGCTCAACTAACTCTTCGTACAGCGCATCTGCTTTACTCTCTTCCAATACCAGTGAGTGACCTTTACTCAGCTCATATTTTTCAAGGAACGCGTTATCAACACGGGCTTCGATATCAACAATCGTTTGACCAACACCGACAATTGTTGCGCGGTGAAGCTTAGGCGTTTGTTGCATTTGGTTGACCAACGGATCACGTGCGTGAGTTGGAAAGTAGTGTTTAGATTTACGCTGTCCAGGAAACTTCATATGAAAAATACAGTGAAAAAATTTTGCCGCATGATATCACATTTTGTTTCTGATTCTTTCATTTTTATTACATTTAGAATCACCTGTACGATGTCTGTACAGGTGACTCGTTTTACTTTTCGCTTGAGGGCATTTACGTGAGCCTATTCCGCTGGGACGAGTGTTGCTGGATCAACGTAAGCCTCAGTACCCCATAGGGGAACGGTTGAAAGGCTATGCTTGAAACTGCCTTCTGTTTCTTTGGTGGTGTATGATAAGTAAAGTAGTGATTGATTCTCTGCATCGTAGATACGACGAACCTTCATTGTTTTAAAGAAGATACTTTTTGATTGTTTGAATACCACTTCACCAGATTTGCTTTTGTCTATTTTAGCAATCATTTCTGATGTAATTTCACCGGTTTGACGACAAGAGATAGAGCTATCGCTTGGATCGGAAAGGCTAAGGTTTGCTTCGATCGAAGCGATATGACAAGTCACACCTGCGATTTTATCATCATCTAAAGAAGACATTTTGATGTCCTTCATTGTGAAGAATCCAAGAGAGACGTCGCCAACCTCGTTGTCCGAACAGCCAGCCAACATTGTGATGATACCCGCTGCTATTAAGGCTTTTTTCATAAGAAGTCCTTTTTATTTATAGAGTTCTGTTTACTATAAGGATATTGAAAGCTTGAATACGAGTGTAGAGCTTTTCGTTAAGTTCTTAAAGGATGTTGTTGGATAATGGAAAATATGAAGCATTTAAAGTACTTGTTGGCCTTGGTCATGCTCTGTATGCTCTGTGCTTGTAGCTCGGCACCTCAGTCGAATATATGTCTTCCAAATAGCTGTGACATTTGGGGATACTAACCGTAGGTACTAAAAGAATGAATAACGAAATACCTGAAATTGTACAGAAGAAAAACCAATGGCTGTTTAGTCAACTCGATATTGCCTACCCCGCAAAAGAGAGCCTGCTAGGCCGAGAACTTTATCAAAGCAAACTCCCGTCCAAGACATACCAACTCCTCACGCAAGATCAAACACCTTCCCAAATTGATGAACTGCATAAAGTCGATTTCCATAAACTGACCGTACTTTTTTCACTTAACCAAGCCAGCGCTTACCAAGATGAAACCGAAA encodes the following:
- a CDS encoding CreA family protein — its product is MKKALIAAGIITMLAGCSDNEVGDVSLGFFTMKDIKMSSLDDDKIAGVTCHIASIEANLSLSDPSDSSISCRQTGEITSEMIAKIDKSKSGEVVFKQSKSIFFKTMKVRRIYDAENQSLLYLSYTTKETEGSFKHSLSTVPLWGTEAYVDPATLVPAE
- a CDS encoding inosine/guanosine kinase, which produces MKFPGQRKSKHYFPTHARDPLVNQMQQTPKLHRATIVGVGQTIVDIEARVDNAFLEKYELSKGHSLVLEESKADALYEELVERGLITHQYPGDTIGNTLHNYSVLADSKSVLLGVMSKKIEVGSFGYRYLCRTSSRMNLNHLQTVDGPIGRCYTLISEDGERTFAINEGHMNQLLPESIPEQVFEKASALVVSSYLMRGKPEDPMPKAVQKAIEYAKAHNVPVVLTLGTKYVIEGNAEWWQEYLKENVTIVAMNEDEGEALTGEKDPLLAANKALEWVDLVLCTAGPIGLYMAGYTDEPAKRETTLPLLPGNIPEFNKYEFSRAMRKQDCESPVKVYSHIGPYLGGPREIKNTNGAGDGALSALLHDMAANSYHHVNVPNSEKHEHTCLTYSSLSQICKYANRVSYEVLTQHSPRLSRALPEREDSLEETYWDR